A stretch of Megalobrama amblycephala isolate DHTTF-2021 linkage group LG14, ASM1881202v1, whole genome shotgun sequence DNA encodes these proteins:
- the LOC125245929 gene encoding gastrula zinc finger protein XlCGF57.1-like, with protein sequence MAFIKEESEDMKIEETLSVKQEDTEEQTDLMPLKEESEVLNDMEEKDQYQKHHAFITQEESFSCSQTDKTSSQKIALKRKNRSNFTCFQCGKSFAQKGNLKKHMRIHTGEKEPYSCQQCGKSFSQKGNLKIHMKIHTGESSYSCQQCGKNFTQKGNLKIHMRLHTGESSYSCQQCGKNFTQKGNLKIHMRLHTGESSYSCQQCGKNFTQKGNLKIHMRLHTGESSYTCQNCGKRFTQKGTLNRHMKIHTGENPFTCQQCGKSFTQKGNLKIHMKIHTGESSYSCQQCGKSFTQKGNLKIHMKIHTGESSYSCQQCGKNFTQKGNLKIHMRLHTGEKLYTCPQWGKSFTYKKSLDSHMRNHTGDNPFTCQLCGKSFTQKCNLKIHMGIHTGEKLYTCPQCGKSFTQKGTLNRHMEIHTGESSFTCQQCGKSFNHKGNLKTHENIHQREATYMYHFPISNVKLL encoded by the exons atggcgtttattaaagaggagagtgaagacatgaagattgaagaaacattaagtgtgaaacaagaagatactgaggaacaaacag ACCTGATGCCActgaaagaggagagtgaagtcCTGAATGATATGGAAGAGAAAGACCAGTATCAGAAACATCATGCTTTCATAACTCAAGAAGAATCATTTAGTTGCTCACAGACTGACAAGACTTCATCACAAAAAATAGCTCTGAAGAGAAAAAATAGAAGTAATTTCACCTGctttcagtgtggaaagagttttgctcaaaaaggaaaccttaaaaaacacatgagaattcacactggagagaa agagccttactcctgccaacagtgtggaaagagcttctctcaaaaaggaaaccttaaaatccatatgaaaattcacactggagagagctcttactcctgccaacagtgtggaaagaacttcactcaaaaaggaaaccttaaaatccacatgagacttcacactggagagagctcttactcctgccaacagtgtggaaagaacttcactcaaaaaggaaaccttaaaatccacatgagacttcacactggagagagctcttactcctgccaacagtgtggaaagaacttcactcaaaaaggaaaccttaaaatccacatgagacttcacactggagagagctcTTACACCTGCCAAAATTGTGGAAAGAGATTCACTCAAAAAGGAACCCTTAACAGgcacatgaaaattcacactggagagaaccctttcacctgccaacagtgtggaaagagcttcactcaaaaaggaaaccttaaaattcacatgaaaattcacactggagagagctcttactcctgccaacagtgtggaaagagcttcactcaaaaaggaaaccttaaaatccatatgaaaattcacactggagagagctcttactcctgccaacagtgtggaaagaacttcactcaaaaaggaaaccttaaaatccacatgagacttcacactggagagaagcttTACACATGCCCTCAGTGgggaaagagtttcacatatAAGAAATCCCTTGACTCCCACATGAGAAATCATACTGGAGATAaccctttcacctgccaactgtgtggaaagagcttcactCAAAAATGTAACCTTAAAATCCACATGGGAAtacacactggagagaagctttacacatgccctcagtgtggaaagagttttactcAAAAAGGAACCCTTAACAGGCACATggaaattcacactggagagagctcttttacctgccaacagtgtggaaagagtttcaatcacaaaggaaaccttaaaaCACATGAGAATATACACCAGAGAGAAGCCACATACATGTATCATTTTCCTATTagcaatgtaaagctgctttga